From a single Nitrospirota bacterium genomic region:
- a CDS encoding C4-type zinc ribbon domain-containing protein gives MNEQLRLLIELQKLDTSILAARMEIDEIPGRVSAGEGPLKKAEAASEQAKQGHAALEQKKRDKDRDIEDLNEKIKKLKQRTADIKTNKEYQAHLKEIERAEKDLKAAEDDSLSLMDAIEQSSKRLAAESASLAGEKAKVDELKRQLDEEAQRQEASLKKLKGERKKYIDALDSDLYALYMSIMKASRGLAVVEAKNEVCQGCNLHIPPQFFVELKRNDEITQCPQCRRILYYPGNGDTPQEPQPEHHAPAADTGSE, from the coding sequence GTGAACGAGCAGTTGAGACTTCTTATCGAGTTGCAGAAGCTGGACACGTCTATCCTCGCCGCGCGGATGGAGATCGATGAGATCCCTGGCAGGGTCTCCGCCGGAGAAGGGCCGCTGAAAAAGGCCGAGGCCGCCTCCGAGCAGGCGAAACAGGGCCACGCCGCCCTCGAACAGAAGAAGAGGGACAAAGACCGGGACATCGAGGACCTCAACGAGAAGATAAAGAAGCTCAAGCAGCGGACCGCTGATATCAAGACCAACAAGGAGTACCAGGCGCACCTCAAGGAGATAGAGCGGGCGGAAAAGGATCTCAAAGCCGCCGAGGACGACTCCCTCTCCCTCATGGATGCGATCGAGCAGTCGTCGAAGCGCCTTGCGGCCGAGAGCGCCTCTCTCGCGGGAGAGAAGGCGAAGGTGGATGAACTAAAGAGGCAGCTCGACGAGGAGGCGCAGCGGCAGGAAGCGTCGCTGAAGAAGCTCAAGGGTGAGCGGAAGAAATATATCGACGCCCTCGACAGCGACCTCTACGCTCTCTACATGTCGATCATGAAAGCCAGCCGCGGCCTCGCCGTGGTTGAAGCCAAGAACGAGGTATGCCAGGGCTGCAATCTCCACATCCCGCCCCAGTTCTTCGTCGAGCTGAAGCGCAACGACGAGATCACCCAGTGTCCCCAGTGCAGGCGGATACTCTACTATCCCGGCAACGGGGATACTCCGCAGGAGCCCCAGCCCGAGCACCACGCCCCGGCAGCAGACACCGGCAGCGAGTGA
- a CDS encoding selenium metabolism-associated LysR family transcriptional regulator — MAMEDHKLKVFCTVAETKSFSKTSEIIHLTQPAVSLQIQALEELYETKLFDRSSNTINLTPAGEVLYRYSKDILSLYAELEKEIGKITGLIKGSITVGASTTIGNYVLPSVIADFKKNHPKIKINVLIGNTKRVLDLLNSGVIDLGLVEGETSRHKIKVETLLTDELALIIPPMHPWAKKKVVSILEITKEPFIIREEGSGTRQMIEKYLASHGIKVGDMRIALVLGGTESIKEAVESGMGISIVSRWAARKEIKYGSLRFVVTKEEKILREFSLLLPKNAVVSHAVDEFLSYVKSYPYEALLADAAKV, encoded by the coding sequence ATGGCGATGGAAGATCATAAATTAAAGGTTTTTTGCACCGTAGCCGAAACAAAGAGTTTCTCCAAGACGTCTGAGATCATTCACCTGACCCAGCCGGCGGTGAGCCTCCAGATCCAGGCGCTCGAGGAGCTCTACGAGACGAAGCTCTTCGACCGCTCGAGCAACACCATCAACCTCACCCCTGCGGGAGAGGTGCTCTACCGGTACTCCAAGGACATCCTTTCCCTCTACGCGGAGCTCGAGAAGGAGATCGGAAAGATCACCGGCCTGATCAAGGGGAGCATCACGGTCGGCGCGAGCACCACGATCGGGAACTACGTCCTGCCGAGCGTCATCGCCGACTTCAAGAAGAATCATCCCAAGATCAAGATAAACGTCCTCATCGGCAATACGAAACGGGTGCTGGATCTCCTGAACTCGGGGGTCATCGACCTGGGGCTCGTCGAGGGAGAGACCTCGCGCCACAAGATCAAGGTCGAGACGCTGCTTACCGACGAGCTTGCGCTCATCATTCCGCCGATGCATCCCTGGGCAAAGAAAAAAGTGGTCTCTATCCTCGAGATCACCAAAGAGCCCTTCATCATCAGGGAGGAGGGCTCGGGCACGCGGCAGATGATCGAGAAGTATCTCGCCTCCCACGGCATCAAGGTGGGCGATATGCGCATCGCCCTCGTCCTCGGCGGGACCGAGTCGATCAAGGAGGCGGTCGAGAGCGGCATGGGCATCTCTATCGTCTCGCGGTGGGCCGCGCGGAAGGAGATCAAATACGGCAGCTTACGCTTCGTCGTCACCAAGGAGGAAAAGATCCTCAGGGAATTCTCGCTCCTGCTGCCCAAGAACGCTGTCGTCTCCCATGCTGTCGATGAGTTCCTCTCGTATGTGAAGAGTTACCCCTACGAAGCCCTGCTCGCCGACGCCGCAAAAGTCTAA
- a CDS encoding 1,4-alpha-glucan branching protein domain-containing protein has protein sequence MKGSLLLLLHAHLPYVRHPEYEYALEESWLYEALWETYLPLLDMLERQVEDGISPQLAFSLSPPLIEMLDDELLRIRFLRHLDNLIELAGTEKRRTRHTPFEPAAFLYAARLKKMRRLYRDRYAGDIVAAFRKLQDEGHIEIVATSATHAFLPAYEHYPGAVRRQIAVGIGSYRRAFGRRPRGFWLPECGYFRGLDAYLKEAGIDYFFLEAHGVVHGRPRPRFSIYRPVTTPSGAVAFARDTRAAQQVWCASRGYPGDPWYRDFYRDIGFDLPSPLVEAFTGIGIPSFTGLKYHRITGAGADKMPYDRCAAIGRAAEHAAHFVGERAADFGRLGAFSFSPVLFTAFDAELFGHWWFEGVEWLDGVVRTARERALPFRLETPLALFRRRGGDNAPGDSPAVEPAPSSWGEGGYNAVWIGEQNRTIYRHLHRMAERVERLIERARRAPAVRQQEGSVPRSGKERTTALMDRAINQAVREALLAQASDWAFLMERDRAAAYAAGRIAVHRERFDRIFSMICGNGIDASVLGRIEAADPLFPWLEVRDGTAGS, from the coding sequence GTGAAGGGCTCGCTGCTGCTCCTCCTCCATGCCCACCTGCCGTACGTACGCCATCCCGAATACGAGTACGCGCTGGAGGAGTCCTGGCTCTATGAGGCGCTCTGGGAAACCTACCTCCCCCTGCTCGACATGCTCGAGCGCCAGGTGGAGGACGGCATCAGTCCGCAGCTGGCTTTTTCATTGAGCCCTCCGCTGATCGAGATGCTCGATGACGAGCTCCTCAGGATCCGCTTTCTCCGCCACCTCGATAATCTGATTGAGCTTGCCGGGACGGAGAAGAGGAGGACGCGGCATACCCCGTTCGAGCCGGCGGCATTCCTTTACGCTGCCCGGCTGAAGAAGATGCGGCGGCTTTACCGGGACCGGTATGCCGGCGATATCGTCGCGGCGTTCAGAAAGCTCCAGGATGAAGGGCATATCGAGATCGTCGCGACCTCTGCAACCCACGCCTTCCTGCCGGCCTATGAGCACTATCCCGGAGCAGTGCGCCGGCAGATCGCTGTCGGCATCGGGAGCTACCGCCGCGCTTTCGGCAGGCGCCCCCGGGGATTCTGGCTGCCTGAGTGCGGCTACTTCAGGGGGCTCGATGCGTATCTCAAAGAGGCGGGGATCGATTACTTCTTTCTCGAAGCGCACGGTGTCGTGCACGGACGGCCGCGGCCGCGCTTCAGCATTTATCGGCCCGTAACCACGCCGTCCGGCGCCGTTGCCTTCGCACGGGACACCCGGGCCGCTCAGCAGGTCTGGTGCGCCTCGCGCGGCTACCCGGGCGACCCCTGGTATCGCGACTTCTACCGCGACATAGGGTTCGATCTCCCTTCACCCCTCGTCGAGGCGTTTACCGGCATCGGCATCCCGTCGTTCACCGGTCTGAAGTACCATCGCATCACCGGCGCCGGCGCGGACAAGATGCCGTATGACCGGTGTGCTGCCATAGGGAGAGCGGCGGAGCACGCGGCGCACTTTGTCGGCGAGCGTGCTGCGGACTTCGGCAGGCTCGGGGCGTTCTCCTTTTCTCCGGTGCTCTTTACCGCCTTCGATGCTGAGCTCTTCGGCCATTGGTGGTTCGAGGGCGTGGAGTGGCTCGACGGCGTGGTGCGGACCGCCCGCGAGCGCGCACTGCCGTTTCGCCTCGAGACGCCCCTCGCGTTGTTCCGGCGAAGAGGCGGAGATAATGCGCCGGGCGATTCGCCGGCTGTCGAGCCTGCGCCGTCGAGCTGGGGAGAGGGCGGTTACAACGCGGTCTGGATCGGCGAGCAGAACCGCACGATCTACCGGCACCTTCACCGGATGGCCGAGCGCGTGGAGCGCCTCATCGAGCGCGCACGGCGGGCTCCGGCAGTCCGGCAGCAGGAGGGCAGCGTCCCGCGCTCAGGGAAAGAGCGGACGACGGCGCTGATGGACCGGGCGATCAACCAGGCGGTACGGGAGGCGCTCCTCGCCCAGGCGAGCGACTGGGCATTCCTCATGGAGCGGGACAGGGCTGCAGCGTATGCTGCAGGCAGGATAGCCGTGCACCGGGAGCGCTTCGACCGGATTTTCTCGATGATCTGCGGCAACGGGATCGACGCGTCCGTGCTGGGCCGGATCGAGGCGGCGGACCCGCTCTTCCCCTGGCTCGAGGTGCGTGACGGGACTGCAGGGTCGTGA
- the selD gene encoding selenide, water dikinase SelD translates to MGPADLEELLVDIHSVEHPSLIVGPGDDAGVHLIDGIAVVETVDVITPVVNDPFTFGAISAANSLSDVYAMGGTPRSALAVAGFPSCDYEPAVLGEILRGAVHTLRSAGAMLLGGHTFEDTEIKFGLSVTGVVDRERILKVSGAREGQVIVITKPLGIGILTTALKGGKLSDEEIGPAVAWMLTLNDRAAAAALAAGAAACTDITGFGLLGHAAAMVKGSSVDFVFERRRIPVLDRVAAMIDSGMLPEGAYNNLKFVDGKAAFAPGLTEEDKLLLADPQTSGGLLLTLPEEGLRHFESSSLFFSVIGRVVPGAGMIVVQ, encoded by the coding sequence ATGGGTCCGGCGGACCTCGAAGAGCTTCTCGTCGATATCCATTCAGTGGAGCATCCTTCCCTTATTGTCGGTCCCGGCGATGACGCGGGAGTTCACCTTATCGACGGCATCGCGGTCGTCGAGACGGTCGATGTGATAACGCCCGTGGTCAACGACCCCTTCACCTTCGGGGCGATAAGCGCGGCCAATTCGCTGAGCGACGTCTATGCAATGGGAGGGACGCCCCGGTCCGCCCTGGCGGTGGCGGGGTTCCCTTCCTGCGATTACGAGCCGGCGGTGCTGGGGGAGATCCTCAGGGGCGCGGTGCATACGCTCAGGAGCGCCGGGGCGATGCTCCTCGGCGGCCATACCTTCGAGGATACGGAGATCAAGTTCGGGCTCTCGGTGACCGGTGTCGTCGACCGGGAGCGCATACTGAAGGTTTCGGGCGCGCGGGAGGGACAGGTCATCGTCATCACCAAGCCGCTCGGCATCGGCATTCTCACGACGGCCCTCAAAGGGGGCAAGCTCTCGGACGAGGAGATCGGGCCTGCGGTGGCGTGGATGCTGACGCTGAACGACCGCGCAGCGGCAGCTGCCCTGGCTGCCGGGGCTGCGGCCTGCACCGATATCACCGGCTTCGGGCTGCTCGGGCATGCGGCAGCCATGGTGAAAGGCTCCTCCGTCGATTTCGTGTTCGAACGGCGGCGCATCCCCGTCCTCGACCGCGTGGCGGCTATGATCGACAGCGGCATGCTGCCCGAAGGCGCCTATAACAACCTCAAATTCGTCGATGGCAAGGCAGCCTTTGCCCCCGGGCTGACCGAAGAGGATAAGCTCCTGCTCGCCGACCCCCAGACATCGGGAGGCCTGCTGCTGACCCTTCCCGAGGAGGGCCTGCGCCACTTCGAGTCATCGTCGCTCTTCTTCTCGGTTATCGGCAGGGTAGTCCCCGGCGCCGGCATGATCGTGGTGCAGTGA
- a CDS encoding response regulator produces MTISTEQHCPAVPADGGVSASVLIADDDRTNLAILASLLGQQGYTIDTAQSGAETLAKIDAAMPDAILLDVLMPDMDGIEICKRLKDKPETRSIPVIILTAFGDKETRIRCLNAGANDFLTKPIDHAELLIRLKNLLELGTIDRIKKSNEMLKATLEAIENARREWEKTVDCIDDIVMLIDEGNRIVRCNTMLATLTGISCDMLAGERWQEALERSGITASPDHPGTDELFHPSGRWFYYSLSPVKNRMPSDAFAAVVILHDITERKALSDQLHQTQQLERELLEKKNRELETAYRELKAAQSQILQQEKMASIGQLAAGIAHEINNPTGFIMSNLNSLEKYRERLSAFIAAQAEALEQLSAGAPASASALRATIQEHREALKIDHVLSDAECLIKESLEGADRVKKIVQDLKSFSRVDEQEHKMASINEGLESTINIVWNELKYKAVLEKSYGDIPLTRCNPGQMNQVFMNILVNAAHALERQGAIRITTRHRDRSIYITIADSGCGIAPEHLHRIFEPFFTTKEVGKGTGLGLSIAYDIVKKHNGDIRVESTVGTGTVFTIRIPVIDG; encoded by the coding sequence ATGACGATAAGCACCGAACAGCACTGCCCGGCCGTTCCCGCTGACGGGGGGGTATCCGCCAGTGTCCTGATCGCCGACGACGACAGGACAAACCTGGCCATTCTCGCCAGCCTGCTCGGCCAGCAGGGATACACCATCGACACCGCACAGAGCGGTGCAGAGACGCTCGCGAAGATCGACGCGGCGATGCCCGACGCCATCCTCCTCGATGTGCTCATGCCGGATATGGACGGGATCGAGATATGCAAGCGTCTCAAAGACAAACCCGAGACGCGCTCCATCCCCGTCATCATTCTCACCGCGTTCGGGGACAAGGAGACCAGGATACGCTGCCTCAATGCAGGGGCGAACGATTTCCTCACCAAGCCCATCGACCACGCCGAGCTGCTCATACGGCTGAAGAACCTCCTCGAGCTGGGGACCATCGACCGCATCAAGAAAAGCAACGAAATGCTCAAGGCCACCCTCGAGGCGATCGAGAATGCGCGGAGGGAGTGGGAGAAGACCGTCGACTGCATCGACGATATCGTTATGCTCATCGACGAAGGGAACCGCATCGTGCGCTGCAATACAATGCTCGCGACCCTCACGGGAATATCCTGCGATATGCTGGCGGGAGAACGGTGGCAGGAGGCGCTCGAGCGGAGCGGGATCACCGCCTCCCCGGATCATCCCGGTACGGACGAGCTGTTCCACCCGAGCGGGCGGTGGTTCTACTACAGCCTCTCTCCGGTGAAGAACCGCATGCCGTCGGACGCCTTTGCCGCGGTCGTCATCCTGCATGATATTACCGAGCGCAAGGCCCTGAGCGATCAGCTCCACCAGACCCAGCAGCTGGAGCGGGAACTGCTCGAGAAGAAGAACAGAGAGCTCGAAACAGCCTACCGCGAGCTCAAGGCCGCGCAGTCGCAGATACTGCAGCAGGAGAAGATGGCCTCCATAGGGCAGCTCGCCGCAGGGATCGCCCACGAGATCAATAACCCGACCGGCTTCATCATGAGCAACCTCAACTCCCTCGAAAAATACCGCGAACGGCTCTCGGCGTTCATCGCGGCGCAGGCGGAAGCGCTCGAGCAGCTCTCTGCCGGCGCTCCCGCGAGCGCCTCCGCGCTCCGTGCAACGATACAGGAACACCGGGAGGCCCTCAAGATCGACCATGTACTGAGCGATGCCGAATGCCTCATAAAGGAGTCTCTCGAGGGCGCCGACCGGGTCAAGAAGATCGTCCAGGACCTCAAGAGCTTTTCACGGGTGGATGAGCAGGAGCACAAGATGGCGAGCATCAACGAGGGGCTCGAGAGCACCATCAATATCGTCTGGAACGAGCTCAAGTACAAGGCGGTCCTCGAAAAATCCTACGGCGATATCCCCCTCACCCGGTGCAACCCCGGCCAAATGAACCAGGTCTTTATGAATATCCTGGTCAATGCAGCCCACGCCCTCGAGCGGCAGGGCGCCATCCGGATAACGACCCGGCATCGGGACCGCAGCATTTATATAACCATCGCCGATTCGGGCTGCGGCATCGCCCCGGAGCACCTCCATCGGATCTTCGAGCCCTTCTTCACCACGAAGGAGGTCGGGAAAGGGACCGGCCTCGGGCTCAGCATCGCCTACGATATCGTGAAGAAGCACAACGGCGACATCCGGGTCGAGAGCACGGTGGGTACGGGGACGGTCTTTACCATCAGGATCCCCGTTATCGACGGATAG
- a CDS encoding response regulator: MSRKTKILCVDDEQNVLNALRRLFLDSDMEVLTATSGREGLGILEQEAVQLVISDYRMPGMNGVEFLREVRQRWPYIVRIVLSGYADTASIISAVNEGQIYKFIPKPWNDDELAMIVSHALERYALHRKNFELTVELEKKNHELLQLNHELEKLLEEKSAHLEFRSRALALQQNILESIPVGIVGIDAGNVAALCNALWLAFTGTGWGLLGQDITQGLSGELQRFVDETRAAGAAVRKTALRGVEGTLSGMLMDNGDGQKGVIVVFIPDNAAAVIGKGGTAVLSRARQSAPAPQLRCRNSTEGGACHDSGQDTYHR; the protein is encoded by the coding sequence ATGAGCCGGAAAACGAAGATACTCTGCGTCGATGATGAACAGAATGTCCTCAATGCATTGAGGAGGCTCTTTCTCGACAGCGATATGGAGGTCCTCACCGCGACCTCCGGCCGGGAGGGGCTCGGCATCCTCGAGCAGGAGGCCGTGCAGCTCGTCATCTCCGACTACCGGATGCCCGGCATGAACGGCGTGGAGTTTCTCAGGGAAGTACGGCAGCGATGGCCCTATATCGTCAGGATCGTACTCTCGGGCTATGCCGACACGGCGTCGATCATCTCCGCCGTAAACGAAGGCCAGATATACAAGTTCATCCCCAAACCCTGGAACGACGACGAGCTCGCGATGATCGTGTCCCATGCGCTGGAGCGCTATGCGCTCCACCGGAAGAACTTCGAGCTCACGGTCGAGCTCGAAAAGAAGAACCACGAGCTGCTGCAGCTGAACCACGAGCTCGAGAAGCTCCTCGAGGAAAAGTCCGCCCATCTCGAGTTCAGGAGCAGGGCATTGGCGCTGCAGCAGAACATCCTCGAATCCATACCGGTCGGCATCGTCGGCATCGATGCAGGCAACGTGGCGGCGCTGTGCAACGCGTTATGGCTCGCCTTTACCGGAACCGGCTGGGGGCTTCTGGGCCAGGATATCACCCAGGGGCTCTCCGGTGAGCTGCAGCGCTTTGTCGATGAAACGAGGGCGGCCGGCGCTGCAGTACGGAAGACCGCGCTCCGCGGGGTGGAGGGCACACTTTCAGGGATGCTTATGGACAACGGAGATGGCCAAAAAGGAGTGATCGTCGTTTTTATTCCCGACAACGCAGCTGCGGTCATCGGCAAAGGAGGGACCGCCGTCCTCTCCCGGGCCCGGCAGTCCGCGCCGGCGCCGCAGCTGCGCTGCCGAAATTCCACCGAAGGAGGAGCATGCCATGACTCAGGACAAGATACTTATCATCGATGA
- a CDS encoding response regulator: MTQDKILIIDDEPPVLASLRRALSEEPYRVLTAESAAAGLELLRQHTAKVVISDERMPGMSGSELLTAVRNQFPYTVRIILTGHADAGAAMRAINQGEIYRFITKPWNDLELKLLIRSAIEKYNLEEANRGLIIKNYNTLSQILRVIDPETEYVCQCSRCQKTIDMKFHFCPFCGAHRRDLCRSCSMPVEAAWMVCPFCGAAQQ; this comes from the coding sequence ATGACTCAGGACAAGATACTTATCATCGATGATGAGCCCCCGGTGCTGGCATCCTTGCGGAGGGCTCTTTCCGAAGAGCCGTACCGGGTGCTCACCGCGGAGAGCGCGGCTGCGGGGCTGGAGCTGCTCCGGCAGCATACGGCGAAAGTGGTCATATCCGACGAGCGGATGCCGGGCATGTCCGGCTCCGAGCTCCTGACAGCGGTGAGGAACCAGTTTCCCTACACCGTGCGGATCATCCTCACCGGCCACGCCGATGCCGGCGCGGCGATGAGAGCCATCAACCAGGGAGAGATATACCGGTTCATCACCAAGCCCTGGAACGACCTCGAGCTCAAGCTGCTCATCCGTTCGGCGATCGAAAAGTATAACCTGGAGGAGGCGAACCGGGGGCTGATCATCAAGAATTACAACACCCTCTCCCAGATCCTCCGGGTAATCGATCCCGAGACCGAGTATGTCTGCCAGTGCTCCCGGTGCCAGAAGACGATCGATATGAAGTTCCACTTCTGTCCCTTCTGCGGCGCGCACCGCCGCGACCTCTGCCGCTCCTGCAGCATGCCGGTCGAGGCTGCCTGGATGGTCTGCCCCTTCTGCGGGGCAGCGCAGCAATGA